In one Candidatus Dechloromonas phosphoritropha genomic region, the following are encoded:
- a CDS encoding MFS transporter yields the protein MKNPVPVIVIAQLFGTSLWFSANSAADDLIRTWGIAPAEIGTLTNAVQFGFILGTLSFAVSGLADRYAASRIFALCALLGALFNAAFALFASDMASGIPLRFAVGLCLAGVYPLGMKLVVSWVPERAGAALAQLVGMLTLGTALPHGIRLAGAGWSWQATILVSSALALIAAAMILYLGDGPHLKRRHDAPPLRLGRVFYAFSVREFRASALGYFGHQWEIYAFWTLVPALLLLSGLAAAGSATLSGLSFAIIGIGALGCVLGGWWSQCIGSARVAATALALSALCCALFPFSEAWPAWTKISLLLLWGASVVADSPHFSALSARACPPEIVGSALAIQNSIGFAITTISIHLGTAWIGDWGIHIAWLLLPGPLLGLLGLYPLWRRANSRLILP from the coding sequence ATGAAGAATCCCGTTCCCGTCATCGTGATTGCACAACTGTTCGGCACTTCGCTGTGGTTTTCCGCCAACAGCGCCGCCGATGACCTGATTCGCACCTGGGGCATCGCGCCGGCGGAAATCGGCACGCTGACCAACGCCGTCCAGTTCGGCTTCATTCTCGGCACCCTGAGTTTCGCCGTCTCCGGGCTGGCGGACCGCTACGCGGCAAGCCGGATCTTCGCGCTTTGCGCACTGCTCGGTGCGCTGTTCAATGCGGCCTTTGCGTTGTTCGCCAGCGACATGGCGAGCGGCATTCCACTGCGTTTCGCGGTCGGCCTGTGTCTGGCCGGCGTCTACCCACTGGGCATGAAACTGGTCGTCAGCTGGGTGCCGGAACGCGCCGGCGCGGCGCTCGCCCAACTGGTCGGCATGCTGACCCTCGGCACCGCGCTGCCCCACGGCATCCGCCTGGCCGGCGCCGGCTGGTCGTGGCAGGCGACGATCCTCGTTTCGTCGGCGCTGGCGCTGATCGCCGCAGCGATGATCCTGTACCTCGGTGACGGGCCGCATCTGAAACGACGCCACGATGCCCCGCCGCTGCGCCTCGGGCGCGTCTTCTACGCCTTTTCGGTGCGCGAGTTCCGCGCTTCGGCGCTCGGCTACTTCGGCCACCAGTGGGAGATTTACGCCTTCTGGACGCTGGTGCCGGCGCTGTTGCTCCTGAGCGGTCTGGCAGCCGCCGGCAGCGCGACGCTGTCCGGCCTGTCATTCGCGATCATCGGCATCGGCGCCCTCGGTTGCGTGCTCGGCGGCTGGTGGAGCCAGTGCATCGGCAGTGCGCGCGTCGCGGCCACCGCGCTCGCACTCTCCGCCCTGTGCTGCGCACTCTTTCCGTTCAGCGAAGCGTGGCCAGCCTGGACAAAAATCAGCCTGCTGCTTCTCTGGGGTGCCAGTGTGGTTGCAGATTCGCCGCATTTTTCTGCCCTTTCGGCACGCGCCTGCCCACCCGAGATCGTCGGCAGCGCGCTGGCGATCCAGAACTCGATCGGCTTTGCCATCACGACGATTTCAATCCATCTCGGCACAGCCTGGATCGGCGACTGGGGCATCCACATCGCATGGCTTCTTCTGCCCGGGCCGCTGCTGGGGCTGCTCGGGCTTTATCCCCTCTGGCGGCGGGCGAATTCTCGGTTAATACTTCCTTAA
- a CDS encoding diheme cytochrome c, with translation MKRIAITFILGAALPALADRVPLPANAPASYQAECASCHMAYQPALLSANDWRRTMAGLKEHFGTDAAVDSPAGQEIASFLERNAGNAGKLGSAGEPPRISQTARFVRKHCKISAKYWKDPRVKSVANCEACHRGAAEGNYSEHDILIPELRR, from the coding sequence ATGAAACGCATCGCCATCACCTTTATCCTCGGCGCCGCCCTCCCGGCGCTCGCCGACCGGGTGCCGCTCCCGGCAAACGCGCCAGCCAGCTACCAGGCCGAATGCGCCAGTTGCCACATGGCCTATCAACCGGCGCTGCTTTCGGCGAACGACTGGCGGCGAACGATGGCCGGCCTGAAGGAGCACTTCGGCACGGATGCCGCGGTCGACAGTCCTGCAGGGCAGGAAATCGCCAGCTTCCTCGAGCGCAACGCAGGCAACGCCGGCAAACTCGGAAGCGCCGGCGAACCGCCCCGCATCAGCCAGACCGCGCGCTTCGTCCGCAAGCACTGCAAAATTTCAGCGAAATACTGGAAGGACCCGCGTGTCAAATCGGTGGCCAATTGCGAAGCCTGTCATCGCGGCGCGGCCGAGGGCAACTACAGCGAGCACGACATTCTCATTCCGGAATTGCGGAGGTAG
- a CDS encoding DUF1924 domain-containing protein: MNTTRRTTVSTLPALCLLLASIAAHAEMAQQIAQTYSTEAAARQAGFMPSAKRGDAFFRQRFANNDKMPACTSCHTDSPLNAGQHVVTGKAIRPLAVAANGQRFSDPTKVEKWFGRNCREVIGRDCTPAEKADFVTYMSEVR, from the coding sequence ATGAACACGACAAGGAGAACGACTGTGAGCACCCTTCCAGCCCTGTGCCTGCTGCTCGCCAGCATCGCCGCCCACGCCGAAATGGCGCAACAGATCGCCCAGACCTACTCCACCGAGGCAGCCGCCCGGCAAGCTGGCTTCATGCCTTCCGCAAAACGCGGCGATGCATTTTTCCGCCAGCGCTTCGCCAACAACGACAAGATGCCGGCGTGCACCAGTTGCCATACTGACAGCCCACTGAACGCCGGTCAGCATGTTGTCACCGGCAAGGCGATCCGTCCGCTGGCGGTGGCCGCCAATGGCCAGCGCTTCAGCGACCCGACCAAGGTCGAAAAATGGTTCGGCCGCAATTGCCGGGAAGTCATCGGGCGCGACTGCACGCCGGCCGAGAAGGCCGATTTCGTCACCTATATGAGCGAGGTACGCTGA
- a CDS encoding IS4 family transposase, which produces MCRPKYVNVLFRLADFIQSTAFREAARRDSRNFTRSRGLPFTDLIAFLLSGVRGAVQGELDAFFTLLARRTRLSRVVTASAFSKARSRLYANVFDPLNTELLRLVDEALPGQPLWQGLRVLAADASKVRLTLLNAEGKRCVREATLFGLFRPGIELFDSLILHSPLVGERQMLFERLDRIDRHDMLLLDRGYPGAWLVAALLHREIPFCMRCDSSSTFAAITQFMRSGQDDTVVTLPPPNCRDAVDYECPRQASTVRLIRQVTPAGKVRVLMTSLLDSAQYPAPAFADLYHRRWRIEEAFKRLKHRLSLEHTSGLTWLAACQDVGAKMLCDNLNALAVYLATEHLIAPDSPWRINRTLAFSHLRRLLPQVLTGRLRLTSRIVAALFSEIVLNLQKFIPNRNRPRPIRPKPHKSHAYKTAP; this is translated from the coding sequence ATATGCCGTCCTAAATATGTCAATGTGCTTTTCAGGCTTGCGGACTTCATTCAGAGCACAGCCTTTCGCGAAGCGGCTCGCCGTGATTCCCGGAATTTCACGCGCAGCCGTGGATTGCCCTTCACCGATCTGATCGCTTTCCTGCTCAGCGGTGTGCGTGGGGCCGTGCAGGGCGAACTCGATGCGTTCTTCACGCTGCTGGCGCGGCGAACCCGCTTGTCTCGGGTGGTGACCGCCAGTGCGTTCTCGAAGGCGCGTAGCCGCCTCTATGCGAATGTCTTCGATCCGCTCAACACAGAGTTGCTGCGGCTGGTCGATGAAGCCCTTCCCGGTCAGCCGCTCTGGCAGGGATTGCGGGTTCTGGCCGCCGATGCCTCCAAGGTTCGCTTGACCTTGCTCAACGCGGAGGGCAAGCGGTGTGTGCGCGAGGCGACGCTGTTCGGCTTGTTTCGTCCGGGCATCGAGTTGTTCGATTCGCTGATCCTGCACAGCCCCCTGGTTGGTGAGCGGCAGATGCTGTTCGAGCGCCTGGACCGGATTGACCGCCACGACATGCTGCTGCTCGACCGCGGTTACCCGGGCGCGTGGCTGGTGGCCGCCTTGCTGCATCGGGAGATTCCCTTTTGCATGCGCTGCGATTCGTCGTCGACCTTTGCCGCCATCACGCAGTTCATGCGCTCCGGCCAGGACGACACCGTGGTGACCCTGCCACCGCCGAATTGCCGGGATGCCGTCGATTATGAGTGTCCCCGCCAGGCCTCGACCGTGCGCCTGATCCGCCAAGTGACACCCGCCGGTAAGGTGCGCGTGCTCATGACGTCCTTGCTCGACAGTGCGCAGTATCCGGCGCCTGCATTCGCAGATCTCTATCATCGGCGCTGGCGCATCGAAGAGGCCTTCAAGCGCCTCAAGCATCGCCTGTCGCTTGAGCATACGTCTGGCTTGACCTGGCTCGCGGCCTGTCAGGACGTCGGCGCCAAGATGCTCTGCGACAACCTCAATGCGCTGGCGGTCTATCTGGCCACGGAGCACCTCATCGCCCCAGATTCGCCGTGGCGTATCAATCGCACCTTGGCTTTCTCGCATCTGCGCCGCCTGCTGCCCCAAGTGCTCACCGGTCGCCTTCGCTTGACCTCGCGCATCGTCGCCGCACTGTTCTCCGAGATTGTCCTGAACCTTCAAAAATTCATCCCCAACCGAAACCGACCGCGACCTATTCGACCCAAGCCACACAAGTCTCATGCCTACAAAACCGCTCCATGA
- a CDS encoding IS256 family transposase, whose translation MAQRVEHHPLDARFAVLLNNGLDGAGEALRILVNEASRIERKLFLNAQPHERTVERSDYANGFKPKTMMTRVGELTFEVPQVRGGGFYPSALEKGSRTEQALNIALAEMYVQGVSTRKVITVLQALLGPEVSISSTQVSRAAEQLDAGLAVWRERPLDETPYVFLDARYAPKEVLLGDERVREGGQLVDCAVLVAVGITHSGHRRVLGVSVALSEAEVHWRAFLDSLVRRGLKGVKMIVADAHAGLNAARRATLPSVPWQRCQFHLQQNAQSYVTRLDQRKPVAQRIRAIFNAPDKTEAERLLRQAIEAWRTEAPKLAQWAEENLPEGFAVFNWPVAQRVRLRTTNGLERINREIKRRTRVASIFPNTASCLRLVSALLAECDEEWMTGKIYLNLKD comes from the coding sequence ATGGCACAACGCGTAGAACATCACCCTCTGGATGCCCGTTTTGCGGTGCTGCTAAACAACGGTCTGGATGGCGCCGGCGAAGCACTGCGCATTCTGGTCAACGAGGCCAGCCGGATTGAGCGCAAACTTTTTCTCAATGCCCAGCCCCATGAACGTACCGTCGAGCGCTCTGATTACGCCAACGGCTTCAAGCCCAAAACGATGATGACCCGGGTTGGCGAACTAACCTTCGAGGTGCCACAGGTGCGCGGCGGCGGCTTCTACCCCAGCGCCCTGGAGAAAGGGTCGCGGACCGAGCAGGCGCTCAATATCGCCTTGGCCGAAATGTATGTACAGGGGGTTTCCACACGCAAGGTGATCACCGTCCTGCAAGCCTTGCTTGGGCCAGAGGTGTCGATTTCGTCGACGCAGGTGAGTCGTGCCGCCGAACAACTGGATGCCGGGTTGGCCGTCTGGCGTGAGCGACCGCTCGATGAAACGCCTTATGTCTTTCTCGATGCGCGGTACGCCCCGAAGGAAGTCCTCTTGGGGGACGAGCGGGTGCGCGAGGGCGGGCAGCTGGTCGACTGTGCCGTGCTGGTGGCGGTCGGCATCACGCACAGCGGTCATCGCCGGGTGCTGGGCGTCTCGGTCGCCTTGTCCGAGGCGGAGGTGCATTGGCGGGCCTTCCTCGACAGCCTGGTGCGGCGGGGACTCAAGGGCGTCAAGATGATCGTCGCCGATGCGCATGCCGGTCTCAATGCGGCACGCCGCGCCACCTTGCCCAGCGTACCCTGGCAACGTTGCCAGTTCCACCTGCAACAGAACGCGCAGTCGTATGTCACCCGCCTTGATCAGCGCAAACCGGTGGCGCAGCGGATTCGGGCGATCTTCAATGCACCGGACAAAACCGAAGCGGAGCGCCTCTTGCGTCAGGCGATCGAGGCCTGGCGGACCGAGGCGCCCAAACTGGCCCAGTGGGCCGAGGAGAATCTGCCCGAGGGGTTCGCTGTCTTTAATTGGCCAGTGGCCCAACGCGTCCGGTTGCGCACGACCAACGGCCTCGAACGCATTAACCGCGAGATCAAACGCCGTACCCGGGTGGCTTCCATCTTCCCCAACACCGCTTCCTGCCTCCGCCTCGTCTCAGCGCTCCTCGCCGAATGCGATGAGGAGTGGATGACCGGGAAAATCTATCTCAACCTCAAAGACTGA
- a CDS encoding DNA-binding protein, protein MSIKHLNQRHLADRWDVSEATLERWRTEGIGPVFLKLQGRVLYRFEDVESFEADSLRKSTSERVVVGGAA, encoded by the coding sequence GTGAGTATCAAACACCTCAACCAACGCCATTTGGCCGACCGTTGGGACGTCAGCGAAGCCACACTGGAACGTTGGCGGACCGAGGGAATCGGACCCGTATTTTTGAAACTGCAAGGGCGCGTGCTGTATCGCTTCGAAGACGTCGAATCCTTTGAGGCCGACAGCTTGCGCAAGAGCACCTCTGAACGCGTCGTGGTCGGAGGTGCAGCATGA
- a CDS encoding YkgJ family cysteine cluster protein translates to MSRMDTNIATDGGAAISCASCAACCCRLEVLLAGEDNVPARFVVEDRWGGSVMRRLADGWCAAVDRNTMRCVIYERRPDVCREYRMGDADCIVERRLFFAQDTDDHA, encoded by the coding sequence ATGTCACGCATGGATACTAATATTGCAACGGACGGTGGCGCGGCCATCTCATGTGCCTCCTGCGCAGCCTGCTGCTGCCGGCTGGAAGTCCTGCTGGCCGGCGAAGACAACGTCCCGGCGCGCTTCGTGGTCGAGGATCGATGGGGCGGCTCGGTAATGCGCCGCCTTGCCGATGGCTGGTGTGCCGCCGTCGACCGCAACACCATGCGCTGCGTCATCTACGAACGCCGCCCGGATGTCTGTCGTGAGTACCGGATGGGGGATGCTGACTGTATCGTCGAACGGCGCCTGTTCTTCGCCCAAGATACGGATGATCACGCTTGA
- a CDS encoding IS4 family transposase, producing MHPIRSTRAQQHRTVKAHAAQSDAYAFFNLLMGPELFDAVESELPPHRERQYPPTETLSMFLAQALSTDRSCQKAVNDRAVKCLVGGLVPGSTHTGAYCRARKRLPLKMLSTLACHVGQRVATQAPTAWHWRGRPVRLVDGTTVVMPDTSDNQVVPQPTSQKPGLGFPQCRIVGLVCLGSGAVLNATTGSCRGKGSDEQSLLRSIFDSLEQGDLLLGDAFYATYFLLCSLRERCIDAVFEQNGARQRTTDFCRGRQLGQCDHLIVLPKPASKPDWMPQADYDQAPESLTVRELRVGGKTRVTTLLCPKQTDKTALKSLYRDRWHVELDLRNIKTTLGMERLSCLTPAMAIKEIWVYLLAYNLIRLMMAQAAMLSHRLPRQLSFKHTVQIWLAWAPFASRSHHNIHSELFVLIAQQQVGNRPGRIEPRAVKRRPKPYPMLTKPRNLAKAIVMKNGHPKKLK from the coding sequence ATGCATCCTATCCGCAGTACACGCGCACAGCAACACCGAACGGTCAAGGCCCACGCTGCCCAGAGCGACGCCTATGCGTTTTTCAACCTGTTGATGGGGCCGGAATTGTTCGATGCCGTGGAATCTGAACTGCCGCCCCACCGAGAAAGGCAATATCCCCCGACGGAGACGTTGTCGATGTTTCTGGCCCAAGCGCTGAGCACCGATCGTTCCTGCCAGAAGGCAGTCAATGACCGTGCGGTCAAATGCCTGGTTGGCGGCCTGGTGCCGGGCAGCACCCACACGGGCGCCTATTGCCGGGCGCGAAAGCGCTTGCCTTTGAAGATGCTCAGTACACTGGCGTGCCACGTGGGGCAAAGAGTCGCCACGCAGGCGCCGACAGCTTGGCATTGGCGGGGTCGTCCCGTCCGTCTGGTGGACGGGACGACCGTCGTAATGCCCGACACCTCAGACAATCAGGTCGTCCCGCAACCGACGAGCCAGAAGCCGGGACTGGGTTTCCCGCAGTGCCGGATCGTTGGGCTCGTTTGTTTGGGTAGCGGGGCGGTACTCAATGCCACGACCGGCTCCTGTCGGGGCAAGGGCAGCGATGAGCAGTCGTTGCTGCGTTCGATATTCGATTCCCTGGAGCAGGGTGATTTACTGTTGGGCGACGCCTTCTACGCCACCTATTTTCTCCTCTGCTCATTACGCGAGCGGTGCATTGATGCGGTGTTTGAACAAAATGGCGCGCGGCAACGCACCACCGATTTTTGCCGAGGTCGGCAGTTGGGGCAGTGCGATCATCTGATCGTGCTGCCAAAACCCGCCAGCAAACCCGACTGGATGCCTCAGGCCGACTACGATCAGGCCCCCGAGAGTCTGACCGTACGCGAGCTTCGGGTCGGCGGCAAGACACGGGTGACGACATTGCTTTGCCCAAAACAAACCGACAAGACTGCCTTGAAATCGCTCTATCGGGATCGCTGGCACGTTGAACTCGATCTGCGCAACATCAAGACCACGCTCGGCATGGAACGACTGAGTTGCCTGACGCCTGCGATGGCGATCAAGGAAATCTGGGTCTATCTCCTCGCCTACAATCTGATTCGGTTAATGATGGCTCAGGCTGCAATGCTCTCCCACAGATTGCCGCGCCAACTGAGCTTCAAGCATACCGTGCAAATCTGGCTCGCCTGGGCACCCTTTGCGAGCCGCAGCCATCACAACATACACAGCGAACTATTCGTTTTAATCGCCCAACAACAGGTCGGTAACCGACCGGGCCGGATCGAGCCTCGCGCCGTCAAACGACGACCTAAACCCTATCCAATGCTCACCAAACCACGTAATCTCGCCAAAGCTATCGTCATGAAAAATGGACATCCCAAAAAGCTTAAGTAA